Proteins from one Dehalococcoidia bacterium genomic window:
- a CDS encoding AAA family ATPase yields the protein MPRATTTKTTEPEESRINSELQALLDKLPPQIRVPLSQQEDLDSLLEIIIDLGRPPEARFPERDVVLDSREVNQEDIDYVTSRISGFGDDNRAGIARTLHRISAIRNREGRIVGLTCRVGRAVQGTVKIIEDLIQSGKSVLLLGRPGIGKTTMLREAARVLADDMKKRVVIVDTSNEIAGDGDIPHHSIGHSRRMQVAATNKQHAVMIEAVENHMPEVIIIDEIGTELEAMAARTIAERGVQLIGTAHGNTLENLMINPTLSDLIGGIQAVTLGDEEAKRRGTQKTILERKSPPTFSVVVEIQDRYKVAVHPDTAEAVDSSLRGQLVSTEIRWLENGEVRIEKQEPLRHGKDATTERSAEKRKEAPRMYLFGINRQRLEEEAKEMGLSLSITDDLRTAGLMVTSKSYFRRKPQKIRDAEAHGVPIYVLRTHTPMQLRHMLATMHPQASTVQEKNPSQDRQEALATALREAEKAAAEVKQNSDDSVDLNPQGAYIRRLQHLIAERNKLSSKSVGREPNRHVMIYREGR from the coding sequence ATGCCCAGAGCAACAACGACCAAGACAACCGAACCTGAAGAGAGCCGGATAAACTCCGAGCTTCAGGCTTTACTGGACAAGCTTCCGCCTCAAATCCGAGTCCCTCTATCGCAACAGGAAGACCTGGACAGCCTGCTTGAAATCATCATCGATTTAGGTCGCCCTCCCGAAGCGCGTTTCCCTGAACGGGATGTTGTCCTCGACAGCCGTGAAGTCAATCAGGAAGATATTGATTATGTCACCTCGCGCATATCCGGTTTCGGGGACGATAACCGCGCCGGCATAGCCCGCACGCTGCATCGTATCTCCGCCATCCGCAACCGCGAAGGGCGCATCGTTGGCCTGACCTGCCGCGTGGGGCGCGCTGTGCAAGGTACGGTCAAGATTATCGAGGACCTCATCCAATCTGGTAAAAGCGTCCTGCTACTGGGACGCCCTGGTATAGGCAAGACCACCATGCTCAGGGAAGCCGCCCGCGTGCTGGCCGACGACATGAAAAAACGCGTGGTTATCGTGGATACCTCCAACGAAATCGCCGGGGACGGCGATATTCCGCATCATTCAATCGGCCACTCACGGCGCATGCAGGTAGCTGCTACCAACAAGCAACATGCCGTCATGATAGAGGCCGTGGAAAACCACATGCCCGAGGTGATCATCATCGACGAGATAGGCACCGAGCTCGAGGCCATGGCGGCACGTACCATCGCCGAACGCGGCGTGCAGCTCATCGGCACGGCGCACGGCAACACGCTGGAAAATCTGATGATAAATCCGACGCTTTCGGATCTCATCGGAGGCATACAGGCGGTCACGCTGGGAGACGAAGAAGCCAAGCGCCGCGGCACGCAAAAGACCATCCTGGAACGCAAATCTCCGCCCACTTTCAGCGTAGTGGTGGAGATACAGGACAGATACAAAGTTGCCGTGCATCCTGACACCGCCGAAGCGGTGGACTCCAGCCTGCGCGGCCAGCTGGTATCCACCGAGATACGCTGGCTGGAAAACGGAGAGGTACGCATAGAGAAACAGGAGCCGCTCAGGCACGGCAAGGATGCGACCACAGAACGCTCCGCAGAAAAACGCAAGGAAGCCCCTCGTATGTACCTCTTCGGCATCAACCGCCAGCGCCTGGAGGAAGAAGCAAAAGAGATGGGATTGTCGCTCAGTATTACCGACGACCTGCGCACCGCCGGGCTCATGGTTACCTCCAAGAGCTACTTCCGCAGGAAGCCGCAGAAGATACGCGACGCCGAAGCTCACGGCGTGCCCATTTACGTGCTGAGAACGCATACGCCCATGCAGCTGAGGCACATGCTGGCGACCATGCATCCTCAGGCTTCAACCGTGCAGGAGAAAAACCCCTCTCAGGACAGGCAGGAGGCCTTGGCGACTGCTCTGCGTGAGGCTGAAAAAGCGGCAGCAGAGGTTAAACAGAACAGTGACGATTCGGTGGACCTTAATCCTCAAGGTGCTTATATCAGACGGCTGCAGCACCTTATTGCCGAAAGAAACAAGCTGTCTTCCAAGAGCGTGGGACGCGAGCCCAACCGCCATGTCATGATATACAGAGAAGGGCGCTAA
- the tmk gene encoding dTMP kinase, which translates to MSLFITFEGGEGCGKSFQSKALYRQLLKEGILALLTHEPGGTALGENISRWLKWRSEVRLSSVGELLLFSASRNQLVNEVINPALAKGEIVVCDRFYDSTMAYQGYGRGLDLDMIKQLNEISTDGLKPSLTILLDIPAAEGLARKKAGRQDRFEKEELAFHEQVRQGYLQLARGEPKRFLIIDALLPKSKVAGIIWDKVKRLTKK; encoded by the coding sequence ATGTCTTTATTTATCACCTTCGAGGGCGGCGAAGGCTGCGGCAAAAGCTTTCAATCGAAAGCTCTCTACCGCCAACTGCTTAAGGAAGGCATACTTGCCCTCCTCACGCACGAACCAGGCGGCACGGCACTGGGCGAGAACATCAGCCGCTGGCTCAAGTGGCGCAGTGAAGTCAGGCTTTCCTCTGTAGGAGAACTTTTACTTTTCAGCGCATCGCGTAACCAGCTCGTGAATGAGGTTATCAACCCGGCCCTGGCAAAGGGTGAAATCGTGGTATGCGACCGCTTCTATGATTCCACAATGGCCTACCAGGGATACGGGCGCGGCCTCGACCTCGACATGATAAAACAGCTCAATGAGATTTCGACTGACGGGTTAAAACCCTCCCTGACCATATTGCTGGACATACCGGCGGCAGAGGGGCTGGCGCGTAAAAAAGCCGGTCGGCAGGACCGCTTTGAAAAAGAAGAGCTGGCTTTTCACGAACAGGTGCGCCAGGGCTACTTGCAACTGGCGCGTGGCGAGCCCAAACGCTTCTTGATAATAGACGCGCTTTTGCCTAAGAGCAAAGTAGCAGGTATCATCTGGGATAAAGTTAAGCGGCTGACTAAAAAATAG
- a CDS encoding ribonuclease HII yields MNPKRLKLKPTFSEELRFLAEGYHLTAGVDEVGRGCLAGPVVACAVIMPCNIRRPWLKEVRDSKQLTHYKREYLFSHIEETAIAVGTGVVEHTVIDTIGIGNAAKLAMKQAIEELSPPADSLIIDFFKLPEVKLPQKGIVGGDALCYSIACASIIAKVTRDLLMIELDGKYPGYGLCRHKGYGTKEHWRCIEEKGLLPIHRLSFCHLKERFTSEDED; encoded by the coding sequence ATGAATCCGAAGCGATTAAAACTCAAACCGACCTTTTCTGAAGAACTCAGATTTTTAGCCGAAGGCTATCATCTGACCGCCGGTGTGGATGAGGTGGGACGCGGCTGTCTGGCCGGGCCGGTGGTGGCATGCGCTGTGATAATGCCGTGCAATATCCGCAGGCCGTGGCTGAAAGAAGTGCGCGACAGCAAGCAGCTCACGCACTACAAGCGCGAGTACCTTTTCAGCCATATAGAGGAGACGGCTATCGCAGTGGGCACGGGTGTTGTAGAGCATACCGTCATAGATACCATAGGCATCGGCAATGCCGCCAAGCTGGCCATGAAACAGGCGATCGAAGAATTGTCACCGCCAGCCGACAGCCTCATAATAGACTTCTTCAAACTGCCCGAGGTTAAACTTCCGCAAAAAGGCATTGTAGGTGGTGACGCCCTATGTTATTCCATAGCCTGCGCTTCCATCATTGCCAAAGTCACTCGTGACCTGCTTATGATAGAACTTGACGGCAAATATCCGGGTTATGGGTTGTGCCGTCACAAAGGCTACGGTACAAAAGAGCACTGGCGCTGCATCGAAGAAAAGGGATTGTTGCCCATCCACCGCCTGAGCTTCTGCCACCTGAAAGAGCGCTTTACATCGGAAGATGAAGACTAG
- a CDS encoding YraN family protein: protein MKTRATGQLGEKLAQNFLKKRGYRIVETNYRSRDGEVDIIVSKDGILVFVEVRAKSSRTFGTPEESITRRKKQKLILVAQDYVQTHGMQESPWRIDFVAVELDNTGKAVRIEQFEDAVGEE from the coding sequence ATGAAGACTAGAGCCACCGGCCAGCTGGGTGAAAAACTGGCGCAGAACTTTCTAAAAAAGCGCGGATATCGGATTGTAGAGACCAATTACCGTTCGCGTGATGGCGAAGTCGATATTATCGTTTCCAAAGACGGTATTCTGGTTTTTGTTGAGGTCAGGGCTAAAAGCAGCCGCACCTTCGGCACTCCCGAAGAATCGATCACCAGGCGGAAAAAGCAAAAACTGATTTTGGTCGCTCAGGATTATGTGCAAACTCATGGTATGCAAGAATCGCCCTGGCGCATAGACTTTGTGGCGGTAGAGCTGGATAACACCGGGAAAGCAGTTCGTATCGAGCAGTTTGAGGATGCTGTTGGTGAAGAATAA
- a CDS encoding thiamine phosphate synthase, with amino-acid sequence MTDKKIPRQVLRIVDANLNRVSEGLRVLEEAARFILNDAPLSESLKTLRHQLSVRDIRTSLRYLDSRDSQNDVGVEIKVSLQDKKRDLAETVIANARRVEEALRVMEEISKVKSVALDSQTFQDARFKLYTIEKELVGRLMRRDLSARVYGLYAVVDSDCLKGRNIIEVASQVLAGGVKLIQLRDKISGKMALLDLALALKKLCAENDALLIINDHLDITLASDADGLHVGQEDLPVSSARALLPIDKLIGCSVTTVREAQKAKEDGADYLACGAVYATPTKPDCPVVGLEALGEIKKAVGLPLVAIGGINIDNLPKVFAAGADAAAVISAVVLARSPERAAREMLERIEACHEQTD; translated from the coding sequence ATGACAGACAAGAAGATTCCCAGACAAGTTTTACGCATCGTTGATGCCAACCTCAACCGCGTCAGCGAGGGCTTGCGCGTTCTGGAAGAGGCCGCCCGTTTTATATTAAACGATGCGCCGCTTTCTGAAAGCCTGAAAACCCTGCGCCATCAGCTATCCGTGCGAGATATAAGGACCAGTCTTCGCTATCTCGACTCCCGCGATTCGCAGAACGACGTTGGCGTAGAGATCAAAGTGAGCTTACAGGACAAAAAGCGTGATTTGGCGGAAACTGTTATAGCCAACGCCCGCCGCGTGGAAGAGGCCCTGCGCGTCATGGAAGAGATTTCAAAAGTCAAAAGCGTGGCGCTGGATTCTCAAACTTTTCAGGATGCCCGTTTCAAGCTCTATACCATAGAAAAAGAGCTGGTGGGACGTCTTATGCGCCGGGACTTATCCGCCAGAGTTTACGGCCTTTACGCTGTGGTTGATTCGGATTGCCTCAAGGGACGGAATATCATCGAGGTTGCCTCTCAGGTGCTGGCGGGCGGCGTGAAACTCATCCAACTGAGAGATAAAATTTCCGGTAAAATGGCGCTCCTCGACCTCGCGCTGGCGCTAAAAAAGCTGTGCGCCGAGAACGACGCCTTGCTCATCATCAACGACCACCTCGATATAACTTTGGCCTCGGACGCCGATGGCCTGCATGTCGGGCAGGAAGACCTGCCGGTCAGCTCAGCCCGCGCCCTGCTACCGATAGACAAACTCATCGGTTGTTCGGTTACTACCGTAAGAGAGGCGCAAAAAGCAAAGGAAGATGGGGCGGATTATCTGGCCTGCGGGGCGGTCTATGCCACGCCCACCAAGCCCGATTGTCCGGTGGTAGGGCTGGAGGCCTTGGGGGAGATTAAAAAAGCTGTAGGCTTGCCGCTGGTAGCCATAGGGGGTATCAATATAGATAATCTCCCCAAGGTGTTCGCTGCCGGAGCAGATGCCGCCGCGGTAATCAGCGCCGTGGTGCTGGCGAGGTCGCCGGAACGCGCCGCCAGAGAAATGCTGGAAAGGATTGAAGCGTGCCATGAGCAGACTGACTGA
- a CDS encoding haloacid dehalogenase: MSRLTENLEVISERIRLDLAAQDAAREKAMPLSREVIRLASHTIRAVHRHEYETARNSLAEARKMLTEANKLLKSCIELPNTHFVWDAEKEFAEASITLSLVLGEKIPAPGELKVDNAAYLNGMAEGASELRRYLLDSLRKGDYSRGEELLGDMDDIYNVLVTMDFPDSITGGLRRTTDALRGVLEKTRSDLTLSAQQKRLEDRLDKLNS; the protein is encoded by the coding sequence ATGAGCAGACTGACTGAAAACCTTGAGGTTATCTCCGAGCGTATCAGGCTCGACCTGGCGGCGCAGGATGCTGCGCGGGAAAAGGCCATGCCGCTCAGCCGCGAGGTGATACGCCTTGCCAGCCATACCATACGCGCCGTACACCGCCACGAATACGAAACGGCGCGCAACTCGCTGGCGGAAGCGCGTAAAATGCTTACGGAAGCTAATAAGCTGTTGAAAAGCTGCATCGAGTTGCCCAACACGCACTTCGTGTGGGATGCCGAAAAAGAGTTTGCCGAGGCCAGCATCACGCTCAGTCTGGTCCTTGGGGAAAAGATACCCGCGCCGGGCGAGCTTAAAGTGGACAATGCCGCTTATCTCAACGGCATGGCTGAGGGAGCCAGCGAACTCAGGCGTTACCTGCTGGACAGTCTTAGAAAAGGTGATTACTCGCGCGGCGAGGAGTTACTGGGCGACATGGACGACATCTATAATGTGCTGGTGACCATGGACTTCCCCGACAGCATCACCGGGGGATTGAGGCGCACAACGGATGCTCTGCGCGGCGTTCTCGAAAAAACGCGCAGCGACCTCACGCTTTCGGCGCAGCAAAAAAGACTGGAAGACAGGCTGGATAAGCTCAACTCGTAG
- a CDS encoding MBL fold metallo-hydrolase: MILETLALGEYQANCYIYASETSKKGFIIDPGDEADAILKRVKEFGLNIPYIILTHGHPDHTGALKQVREATGAPIAIHSADAAMLKDKWLHSLLGFRHLDITPDRLLADGEMISTEELGLKVIHTPGHTPGCICLLGDGLVFTGDTLFSMGIGRTDLLGGDTRLIMASIHDRLLTLPDETIVYPGHGPSSTIGEERRENLFLGRG, translated from the coding sequence ATGATACTGGAAACGCTGGCGCTGGGGGAATACCAGGCCAACTGCTATATTTATGCCTCGGAAACGAGTAAGAAAGGCTTCATCATCGACCCCGGCGACGAAGCCGATGCAATATTAAAGCGGGTCAAAGAGTTTGGTTTGAATATCCCGTACATCATCCTGACACATGGGCACCCCGACCACACCGGCGCTCTCAAACAGGTGCGCGAAGCAACCGGGGCTCCTATCGCCATACACTCCGCCGATGCCGCCATGCTCAAGGATAAATGGCTGCATTCCCTGCTGGGTTTCCGCCATTTGGACATTACGCCGGACCGCCTTTTGGCAGACGGAGAGATGATTTCGACAGAAGAGCTCGGGCTTAAAGTAATTCACACGCCGGGCCACACGCCGGGATGCATCTGCCTGCTGGGGGATGGACTCGTATTCACCGGAGACACACTTTTCAGTATGGGCATCGGCCGCACAGACCTGCTCGGCGGAGACACTCGCCTGATAATGGCGAGCATACACGACAGGCTGCTGACTCTGCCCGATGAGACTATCGTCTATCCCGGCCACGGGCCGTCCAGCACCATTGGCGAGGAGCGACGGGAGAACCTGTTCCTGGGGCGGGGATAA